The DNA window TGTATGCACATCTTTAGGTTGTTCTTCTTGTTATTTCTGTGGCTGCATTTAAGATGTGGAGATAGAATGTGTTATATTTCTACATTATTCTTGGTTCTGGTTATTTGCTTCTTATGATTTACAGTATCGCTAAGCCAAGTGAAAAGGGCTGAAAGTTTGATATGTTAAGGAATAGAAGGTTAATTCTATGAACCTGTAAAAGCCCCTTCGTGTCATTTAGGAGTCCATTTTATTGGCTATTCAAAATCTTGCAAATATTAGGCTTCTGTtgtgatgaaaataattttctggTGATTCCTAGTGCTTCACTAAGTTCCTTCCATATGATATCTTCTTTTCCTCGAAGCATTGCTTTAAAGCATTAAAAGGTAATGTTTTTACAATTTCTTTTGACCTCATCAAATAAAAGTTCGTTTCTATATCGCCCAAGTTATAAGTTCTTGATGTCTTAACTCTTGATGTGAAGCAGTTCAAGGTAATGTCTATATGGACTTTTAGGCTTCTACCATCATGTCTACTCATTGATACAAGCTTAAAGTATCAAGATCGTGACCTTTGTGATGCAGAGCCAATTTGGTTGTGGGGCATTGTGTTGGCAGATTAAAGAGTAACCAACTATTCAGATGCTGTGGTTGTGGGAAAATATGAATAGAAGCACTGGGAAAAAGGAGTTGTAAAGGACTATCACTGTGAATCCTTTTAAATAGCCTCGTAGTTCATGTTATTTCATGTGATAGGCACTTTTGATATAGTTAAACAACATCAAAAGAATCTTAAAGACACTCTTGTTCATCTTCAACTCTGAGATCTGGCTCATGGAGATTTTGAGACTTGGACTTGGTCCTGAGAAACCGAAACCTTGATTGTTATAGAAGGCTTTGACCTGTAGAAACTCTCTGAACTCTGAGAATTTAGCATCCCAGAGGAGATGGCTGTCTTACTGTGTGTGTGGTGACTTGGTGGTGTTTGGGGGGGGTAAGCATGCGTTCAGAGCACCTTTGCCAGATGGGCAGATGTGAAAGTATAGATTGCAGGAGCGCTATAGGATTATGCACTCACTGCTACTAAACTAGTGAGGGTTTGATTCTATAGGATTATGCAATCGCTGCTACTGAACTAGTGAAGGTTTGATTCTTATGGTATGAATCTTCTTAAAGATTTGTTGAAGGGCAGGGCATTGTCCTTCATTGCAGATTTACCACCTCTATTTTGGAATATTTTACGGCCTTATCCCTGGTTTATTGCCTACTTCTCAATAAGTGAAGTCATTGGTTTCGATATATCTGTTCAGATCAGACCAAGATGAATAGGATTGGTCTTACCTCTCACTCAGATGTAACACTCCTGCCGTTGACATATGTTATGTGTGAATGGTTATAATTATTCTATTAGGCTATTACCTGGTGTCTGTACTGGGACATCTAAAAGGAAATTAAAGTACATGCTGATATTTAGTTATGGAGGAACAAtcttcaatataaatatttatgtacagCCGTGCCATTTGTTAGTGTCTTTGATAGAAGATGAAGTTAATACACACAGGAGGTGCAAGTCCTTCACCTCTTGAAGGACCAATCTGCTGTCTTGATGAAAGTTGCTAGCAAATGAACCTTTTTTTGTGTCCTATCTCCTTCTCTGCTCTTATCTGCCAGGGATGATAAGATATCTGTTTTTTTTGCGTATCTACCTTTTTCAGTTGTACTATTCAAGTTTCAGCTACAATTATATTTTCCAGTTTGCTGAACCATGTCGTGTCTTGGTTTTAACTTTATATTGTGATACAAATGTCATGTCTTGGCAACAAATGAACATGCTCCATGAAAGGAGACATTCTCTTGCCAAGAGATTTGTAATTCCATGTAGTTACAGTAGAAGAAATAGTTATATATCTTGTGGAAATAACTCAAGCATAGTTGAATATATCAACTCACCTGCAGCAAATGCATGCCTTCTTGTATTGGATTTAACTTGCATATTCCAACAGTGTAAAAGACTATTACGCTATTTGTGTATTTTCACTCGTTGTAGGATGACCTGTCTTATTTTCCAGGTTACAAATCCCACTtgttatggacaattacttgtAGTTATCTTTGAAGTGACTGGTGACCTGATAGTATGAAAGTTCTATTACACTGTAAGTGTGTAAAAGTAAGCTCTTCCATATCCTACCTTGTTGAAGCCAACAATTCCCATTTCCAGCTATGCGTAGGGAATGGAATCTCCAGGAGTTGTTATCCTTTGTGCATGTTTTTACTCCCCATCAGATGATTTACGAGAGTTCTTTTGGTTCTGGTGCTATAAGTCATCATCACTTCCATTTTTTCTGTAGAATGTCTTGTATAAACTGTTTCTTCGACTGTAAAAGCTTACAGCTCCAACTTAGTATATATCTTTACTTccagtttatttgtattgaatTGTTATTCCACTTGTTTTTGCTCTAGACCGGAAGTAAAACTTGGTCTTGAATTTGTTGTCGATGACTGGAAACACAACAAGATCCTCCTTCCTTAGCTATTGCTGATCCTGTTTGTAGTTTTATTTTGAATGAAATTCAATTGTACGTTTCAACTTTGTTAATCTCGGAATTGACTCCCCTCGATTCCTCATAGAGCTAGGGGTAGAAAAGATCAATGAAAAACTAGAGCGCGAACTAGCTGATCTACAGACAAGTAGGGTAAAGCTAAATGAGTAACTCTTGTTTTTCTTGTTGTAGTTCTCTTTCTTTCAAGCCTTCCCAAATACTAAAACATTAAAATGTTACCTTACCAAATTTAATCATATCGGTTATAGCGTAAAttattagtaattaattaactttctCATAAAATACTATGCAATAATTGAACTTGAAGTTTTACTGATTTAGGGTATAATGGCCAAATATGGTTGGTATCTTGAGAATAAGGCAATCCTAGTTTGTCAAGACTAGAAGTAGGGCCATTTGGAATAATTCTTGAATCTTTATTTACCTTTTTATTAGCCTTTGCGTAGAAGCATACGTCCCTAAAAGATAAGGTTGCTTGCAACTAGCACACAATATCATCACCATCACCAAACTTCATTTTCCACCATTCACTTTGCCTTTAAAATTGCCAACTTGTTACTGCATGTAATTTGGATGTATTTGTCGTTGGAACATTTCCAAAACATGTTCTTGGAAATGAGGTTTTGGACACCTTTTACAATAGTTTGGGGAGGAGCTAGGTGGGGTCCGTGGATTCGGACGAACCTAGTAGCTTTTTGTAGATCTTGTATTTATACttagataattaaataaatatatatgtataaacccctaacaaaattgattgacaaCTTAGTTGTAAGAAAGGGGTCGTGGGAATGTTTTCCACAACCCCAATATCAACAAGAagtcactctttttttttttaaaaaaaaagggaaattcaAACTCCCAAACTCCGAAAACTTAGAACCCCAAACTCTTAATCCTTGCTCCTCTTCCGAGTCAATAGTCATCTAAATCTCAAGTGtttaaaacaacaaatttgaaaataaattccCCCATTGATAAGGTGGTGATTAGAATCTTTTCATCCGTAACTATAATTCTCGGGCTCGAGACTTGTAAATTGAAACCTTTCATGAGAAGCGGTTTagctttttatttgatttattccaTGTGAATTTGATTCAGTCAGATAACTAGGTTTCAGGTACCAAATGTTTAAATTGACCAAAAGTCTTTCTCACCACATtatacaaaaaagtaaaattgcaAGATGAAGTTTCTTAACCTACTAGTATTCTTTTAATCAAAGACCACATGGGTCAGGTTTTAACCTACTACGAAAGTTCGTATCATAATCATATTTGAAAAGGGAATATAATTTCATACATCCTACTTTAATAGTTTCTCCAcaccaacaaaaatagaaaaatgaaaagaaattctCCCAACATTTCCTATACAAAAAGATCACTCTCTTTTTATACAAGAAATAAAGTCTCTTCGCACCACATTATAGAATCCTAAAAAAACAAGTCATATTAACAAACATATCTCCCCTTACAAAAACTCTCTCCCAAAGAACTAaaacaccaccaccaccaccatgtCGGCCAAAGACTGCGGCCACCACGATGAGGAACGTCACAAGCTACACCGCCGCCTATTCGCCGCCTTAGTTGGCTTCATAATCCTAATCCTCTTCATCATCCTTCTCATTTTTCTAATCCTTAGGCCAACAAAACCACATTTCATCCTCCAAGATGCTACTATATATTCCTTCAACATTTCCTCACCTAATCTCCTCACCACCAACTTCCAAATCACCTTAGCCTCTCGTAACCCTAATGACAAAATAGGAATTTACTATGACAAACTTGATGTCTATGCAACCTACCGTGGCCAACAAATTACTCTCCCTACACTTCTACCACAATCATATCAAGGTCATAAAGATTTCACAATATGGTCACCTTTTGTGTATGGTAACTCAGTCCCCGTCGCGCCGTACCTTAGTGAGAGTCTTAGTGAAGATCAAATGGCTGGAACTGTGTTGATTAATGTTAAAGTTGATGGAAGAGTTAGATGGAAAGTTGGAACATTTGTCTCAGGGAAGTATCATTTGAATGTCAATTGTCCAGCTTATGTTGGTGGTAAAATGATTGGAAACAGTATTGCTGTTGGTTCAGCTATGAAGTATCAATTGGTACAAAATTGTCATGTTGATGTTTAATTTGTGGAACTAACAATGTCATGGATATTGACATCTTAAGGATGATGATCTCTCACTCTCTACTcctcacccccccccccccctcccctttttaacaattatatatagtatatgtaATAGTTTGATCTATGAGGatgcataaattgagaaaattgCAAAGTTCTAGTGGAATTTATTGATGTTATGGTAAGATGGTGTTTAGGCCAGTTTATGCGCATTTGAACTAATTTTACAGGTGATTTTATCCACAAAGATAATTTGGAGATGAGAACATCACACATGATTATTCAATCCACCTCATTGATCATTATTAACTAGACTAGATCCCCTCATGTTTCGTTTGAATTAATGTACAAATTGTattgatggaaaaaaaaaagttcaagtgTCAAAAGTGGGATAAAGCAAATATTCTACATATACTTTTTGTAACATATAGATTCCATATGGCTTTTCAATATTTGGGGTTGCCTTTTTCCCCtctttaacatatttttttaaaatagtaataatgtcaatttaataaatgattaaaaACATGTAACGCTGAGTACTTGTTTGATGCAATTACATACTATGATGATATGTAAATGTAATTTGAGAAGGAAAAGAGTGggtaatattaattttatcacAATTAGTGTGTTAATCAACTATGAGTGATATTTGTAATAGTTTATGTAGATTATAAGTCTATTTTTGGCAAGAAATTTTCTTTAATCACCAATATTTCTACTCATGTAATTAACATGACAATCATGGAACAATGTTCCCCAATATATCCACATGATTTTAGGGTCTCTGATGCTTTTGGAGAGACATGCTTTGGAACTAAAAgataaacaaatcaaaataatgttttccaactaattattttaatcttattaaaatcagttaaaagaaaaaatgagaatTGATCAGTGCCATCTGATgcgtaaaaaaataattctcgAAATAAAAGCAACGTTAATTAGCGGACCATAAGAAACTAGCTGAAGTAAATGTTGATACCCACTGCATTAAAGCTTGGAATTAAAGTGGTACTAAATTCCTTTACCTACTTATCATAAACCATTTATAATTAGTGGCTTGTGGTCAGAATTTCGACTAAGGGgtgttaaaatataaagaaattaaattttataaaagtcaaagaatatcaatatataatatatatacatgtataaatataaaaaaatatttttatttgtattttccatcaaatgggtGTGGCTCCGATCCGCCACTGTTTATAGTGTGATCTTTTCTTAGCAAATTAAAAGTTAGTTATGACTTATGATGAATTAAAGGTATCGTTGGTTATACCAAACACGTTCCTTCTAAGTTTCGTTTTCATCACAGGCATTTGAAAGGTCaaaaccaaaattattttatgatgattGAACACGTACATCATCGCTTCATTAGGAAGCTTCTAATTTCACATcgtttttgttcttttataaattttagtactaaataaacttctttttttctttattttatctatatataatatatatgtgtaaatttcatatatgacatatattatagtactattttcaagctataacagtagatttagactttcaagctgtaacattaaaaatttcaggttataacaagttaaaaaaaaaagaaatgtttttattaattggaaaaaaaacttaaaaaataaataaaaagataaacgaattttttttaaaaaaaaacagaattagaaataataaagtaaaaaactgaaattgtgggctgtaatttaattttaatttattgtagataattaatgattagcaTAAAATAAGGAAtccaaactaattaagaatattcagtttccttaattcactctaatttgttaaaattaattcaaaaatctgattttaaaaatcaatttccatttatttaataaatgattaatctatttatgattttttattattaattaataatatgtaattaataaggaaaaaatgaaaaagaaaagcgGAAATAGGAGtgtcaattaaatttgaattaatttaagataattattaattaacatGAATTAAGGAAtctcaaactaattaagaatattcagtttgcttaattcactctaatttgttaaaattaattcaaaaatatgattttatccatttttcttccacgtttctctctcttcaattttcttccAGAAATTTTGTCACTGGCGactaattgaagttttttttttttgtttgaaaaatcctatttttttgtcatggacaactacgtatcaatattaattaaacatgacagaagatgggatccttcaggTTAGTATT is part of the Solanum stenotomum isolate F172 chromosome 8, ASM1918654v1, whole genome shotgun sequence genome and encodes:
- the LOC125872996 gene encoding NDR1/HIN1-like protein 1, which produces MSAKDCGHHDEERHKLHRRLFAALVGFIILILFIILLIFLILRPTKPHFILQDATIYSFNISSPNLLTTNFQITLASRNPNDKIGIYYDKLDVYATYRGQQITLPTLLPQSYQGHKDFTIWSPFVYGNSVPVAPYLSESLSEDQMAGTVLINVKVDGRVRWKVGTFVSGKYHLNVNCPAYVGGKMIGNSIAVGSAMKYQLVQNCHVDV